One Candidatus Methylomirabilis sp. genomic window carries:
- a CDS encoding response regulator has translation MAVLAAVAGVAALAVAGVVLWQFEKSWRADALDQHRRGHGLGVEIVREHIHGRRVLIQTLSETPFIRDAASRRDWRGLQARVRAIHETTGEFATVFVVDAAGILRAHSTEPGLFGQDFSGRDYFQAGRWSAGPYLSAPYLGNATRQPTVAIVAPIRDEGGRLHGLLGGALTLENLSTVLGQRLPEGSRTFLVAPPNLILTHPDRSRILQPAERSSPAADRALAGQSGEVEWVDGEGTGRLSMYAPVPETPWGLIHSLSLAEIDAPIRMGARGAMAAGGFLLLLAVGVGAALGRLTVRPILHLEAVARRLGAGDLSARAGLTRRDEIGRLGQAFDTMAESLAATQAALAARVADLDRRTRELTILQQLDQGMLAGAPPEETIRHALQAFASLAEARGSGLVRSEKESGRLFPVASHVPDPEASKAYYETTQPRVGEGAAGQAIATGRPAAFPDVAGAPLGRMREAYLARGIRAILAVPVPLGPGERGALTVTYSGVRPFSPEEIARLQGLGNQVAMVVQTARLKEEAAERWRLEEAQRVKNLFLANMSHELRTPLNAVIGFSSLLEEGLHGPLTEKQRRYLGHIHASGKHLLALINDILDLSKVEAGKIVLDPQTLPLEEILEGAVTVVRTMAVKKDLALTLDAPADLPPLRADPLRLKQILFNLLSNAVKFTPEKGSVTIRASQPEAGWIEVAVADTGAGIAADELPRLFREFVQVSSAEGRKHEGAGLGLALSKRLVELHGGTIRAESPGRGRGSTFTVRLPIVGPAEPAAVEPAFPSLARPEPAVPPLVLVVEDEPEVARAFEGCLADAGYRVLLARDGEEAVHLAGVHRPDVITLDLLLPGQDGWEVMATLKQDPATRGIPVVVVSVVPKTKAGFAAGAVEYLEKPVNRAALLGAVSRYAVPKAGQAPPRVLVVDDDPMVLEMLEDSLGRAGYAVQTASEGESGLTQVRREVPDLMVLDLLMPGLSGFDVLQRIREDRRTADLPVIVYTAAQLTASDRERLNAQMASLVQKSGPIDASLLQEVARHAPPPPSRPA, from the coding sequence ATGGCCGTCCTCGCGGCCGTGGCGGGAGTGGCTGCCCTGGCCGTCGCCGGAGTCGTTCTCTGGCAGTTTGAGAAATCCTGGCGGGCCGATGCCCTCGACCAGCACCGCCGCGGTCATGGCCTCGGCGTGGAGATTGTCCGCGAGCATATCCACGGGCGGCGAGTGCTCATCCAGACCCTGAGCGAGACCCCCTTCATCCGTGACGCGGCGAGTCGGCGAGACTGGCGAGGCCTCCAGGCCCGCGTGCGCGCTATCCACGAAACCACAGGGGAATTCGCCACCGTATTCGTGGTGGATGCAGCCGGCATCCTGCGCGCCCACAGCACCGAGCCCGGCCTGTTCGGCCAGGACTTCTCGGGCCGGGACTACTTCCAGGCCGGCCGGTGGAGTGCGGGCCCGTACCTCTCGGCCCCGTACCTCGGGAATGCCACGCGGCAGCCGACGGTAGCTATCGTCGCTCCGATCCGGGACGAGGGCGGCCGCCTGCACGGTCTCCTCGGGGGGGCCCTGACCCTCGAGAACCTCTCCACCGTCCTGGGGCAGCGCCTGCCCGAGGGATCGCGGACGTTCCTCGTTGCCCCACCAAATCTGATTCTGACCCACCCGGATCGGTCTCGCATTCTGCAGCCGGCTGAGCGGAGCAGTCCGGCCGCCGATCGCGCCCTTGCAGGCCAGAGCGGCGAGGTCGAGTGGGTGGATGGAGAGGGTACCGGGCGGCTGAGTATGTACGCGCCGGTCCCCGAAACCCCCTGGGGCCTGATCCACTCCCTGTCGCTCGCAGAAATCGACGCGCCGATCCGGATGGGTGCCCGAGGCGCGATGGCAGCCGGCGGCTTCCTCCTGCTCCTGGCCGTTGGGGTGGGGGCAGCCCTCGGACGGCTGACCGTGCGCCCGATCCTCCACCTGGAAGCCGTGGCCCGCCGCCTGGGCGCAGGGGACCTGAGCGCCCGGGCCGGCCTGACTCGGCGGGACGAGATCGGCCGCCTCGGGCAGGCCTTCGACACCATGGCCGAGAGTCTGGCGGCCACGCAGGCAGCCCTCGCGGCAAGGGTGGCGGACCTCGACCGGCGGACCCGGGAGCTGACCATCCTGCAGCAGCTCGACCAGGGGATGCTGGCCGGCGCCCCGCCGGAGGAGACCATCCGGCACGCCCTCCAGGCCTTCGCCTCCCTGGCCGAGGCCCGCGGCTCCGGGCTGGTCCGATCTGAGAAGGAGAGTGGCCGCCTCTTTCCCGTGGCTTCCCATGTGCCCGACCCTGAAGCGAGTAAGGCTTACTATGAGACCACCCAGCCCAGGGTCGGCGAGGGGGCGGCAGGCCAGGCGATCGCCACGGGCCGGCCGGCCGCCTTCCCCGACGTGGCCGGTGCTCCTCTCGGGCGAATGCGGGAGGCCTACCTCGCCCGGGGCATCCGTGCCATCCTCGCCGTCCCTGTCCCCCTCGGGCCGGGGGAGCGGGGAGCCCTCACCGTCACCTACTCGGGTGTTCGCCCATTCTCCCCCGAGGAGATCGCGAGACTGCAGGGGCTCGGGAACCAGGTAGCGATGGTCGTCCAAACCGCCCGCCTCAAGGAAGAAGCCGCCGAGCGATGGCGGCTGGAGGAGGCCCAACGCGTCAAGAACCTCTTCCTCGCCAACATGTCCCACGAGCTGCGGACGCCGCTCAATGCCGTGATCGGCTTCAGCAGCCTGCTGGAGGAGGGCCTGCACGGGCCCCTGACGGAGAAGCAACGGCGCTACCTCGGTCACATCCACGCCAGCGGGAAGCATCTGCTGGCCCTCATCAACGACATCCTGGACCTCTCGAAGGTCGAGGCAGGGAAGATCGTCCTGGATCCCCAAACGCTCCCCCTCGAGGAGATCCTGGAGGGGGCTGTGACCGTGGTCCGCACGATGGCAGTCAAGAAGGACCTCGCCCTGACCCTCGATGCGCCAGCCGACCTGCCTCCCCTGAGGGCGGATCCGCTCCGGCTGAAGCAGATCCTCTTCAACCTCCTGAGCAACGCCGTGAAGTTCACGCCCGAGAAGGGAAGCGTCACGATCCGCGCCAGCCAGCCCGAGGCCGGCTGGATCGAGGTCGCCGTGGCGGACACCGGGGCAGGCATTGCCGCCGATGAGCTGCCCAGGCTCTTCCGGGAGTTCGTCCAGGTGAGCAGCGCCGAGGGGCGCAAACACGAGGGGGCCGGGCTGGGCCTGGCCCTGTCGAAACGGTTGGTGGAGCTGCACGGCGGCACCATCCGGGCCGAGAGTCCGGGGCGCGGGCGGGGGAGCACCTTCACTGTCCGCCTGCCCATCGTGGGGCCGGCGGAGCCCGCCGCCGTGGAGCCTGCTTTCCCCTCGCTGGCCCGACCCGAGCCCGCCGTCCCGCCGCTCGTCCTGGTTGTCGAGGACGAACCGGAGGTCGCCCGAGCCTTCGAGGGGTGCCTGGCCGACGCCGGCTACCGGGTCCTCCTTGCGCGGGATGGAGAGGAGGCCGTGCACCTGGCCGGCGTCCACCGGCCCGACGTCATCACGCTGGACCTCCTCCTTCCCGGCCAGGACGGTTGGGAGGTCATGGCAACTCTCAAACAGGATCCGGCGACCCGGGGGATCCCCGTGGTGGTTGTTTCCGTCGTCCCCAAGACCAAGGCGGGGTTCGCCGCCGGGGCCGTGGAGTATCTCGAGAAGCCCGTGAACCGGGCGGCCTTGCTGGGGGCGGTCTCCCGCTACGCCGTCCCGAAGGCGGGGCAGGCGCCGCCCCGGGTCCTGGTGGTGGATGACGATCCGATGGTGCTGGAGATGCTAGAGGACTCGCTTGGCCGAGCCGGGTACGCCGTGCAGACGGCCTCGGAGGGAGAGAGCGGGCTGACTCAAGTCCGCCGGGAAGTGCCGGACCTCATGGTCTTGGACCTCTTGATGCCGGGGCTCTCCGGATTCGATGTCCTGCAGCGGATCCGGGAAGACCGACGGACAGCAGACCTCCCGGTCATCGTGTACACCGCGGCACAACTGACGGCCTCCGACCGGGAGCGGCTGAACGCGCAGATGGCCAGCCTGGTACAAAAGAGCGGGCCGATAGACGCGTCGCTCCTGCAGGAGGTCGCCCGCCACGCGCCTCCCCCGCCTTCCCGCCCCGCGTAG
- a CDS encoding phosphonate ABC transporter ATP-binding protein, producing the protein MYRAEHLTRVFPGGIRAVDGLDLKIGTGERVAFIGPSGAGKTTLFRLLNCTLRPTAGRLWVAGQEVARLHGAALRAARRRIGTIYQQHNLVPRLPVVHNVLAGRLGSWSTSRALLSLLRPVEVEAAYRALQQVGIPEKLYARTDELSGGQQQRVAIARVLLQDPDVILADEPVSSVDPTLAVSIVRLLTEISTATGRTLVVNLHSVDLALATFPRIIGLREGKVLFDAPPDAIRDEALAALYRGAPTGDSAEGTSDAPVDPASTCRPLPRV; encoded by the coding sequence ATGTACCGGGCGGAGCACCTCACGAGGGTCTTCCCGGGCGGCATCCGGGCCGTGGACGGTCTGGACCTGAAGATCGGCACAGGGGAGCGGGTCGCCTTCATCGGCCCGAGCGGCGCTGGGAAGACCACCCTCTTCCGGCTGCTCAACTGCACTCTCCGGCCCACGGCCGGGCGGCTCTGGGTCGCGGGCCAAGAGGTGGCGCGCCTGCACGGGGCCGCCCTGCGAGCCGCCCGGCGGCGGATCGGGACCATCTACCAGCAGCACAACCTGGTCCCGCGCCTCCCGGTGGTCCACAACGTGCTAGCCGGCCGCCTGGGATCCTGGTCGACCTCCAGGGCCCTCCTCTCGCTATTGCGCCCGGTGGAGGTCGAGGCGGCCTATCGGGCCCTCCAGCAGGTCGGGATCCCGGAGAAACTGTACGCCCGGACCGACGAGCTCTCGGGCGGGCAGCAGCAGCGGGTGGCCATCGCTCGGGTCCTCCTGCAAGACCCGGATGTCATCCTCGCGGACGAGCCGGTCTCCTCGGTGGATCCCACGCTGGCGGTGAGCATCGTGCGCCTGCTCACGGAGATCAGCACCGCAACGGGCAGGACGCTGGTGGTGAACCTTCACAGCGTGGATCTGGCCCTGGCCACCTTCCCCCGGATCATCGGCCTCCGGGAGGGCAAGGTCCTCTTCGATGCGCCACCGGATGCGATCCGGGACGAGGCCCTCGCGGCCCTCTACCGCGGCGCGCCGACCGGCGACTCCGCCGAGGGAACGTCCGATGCCCCCGTCGATCCCGCCTCCACCTGCCGTCCCCTTCCCCGGGTATAG
- a CDS encoding PilZ domain-containing protein — translation MAGGPEKPKAQRFPLVLRVAWRPKTGVGTEPPRAQVGETADVSEHGLCLKLPVCLDRGSLLEVAVRTPEDTIRLSGKVVWSRQEASAPFAHGMVVAPETPKDRLAWELLLFEQTRGAQERPARLGVAFPLSCQTVAGALEATARNVSPGGVCLLLPRVLAEGEELVLLVPQPSGLLEVNGRVAWAEEEPDEAGLTAHGIAFVNPTTAQTAMDALLEAHRRAAPAT, via the coding sequence ATGGCAGGCGGGCCCGAGAAGCCAAAGGCCCAGCGCTTCCCCCTGGTCCTCCGGGTTGCCTGGCGGCCGAAGACGGGAGTCGGGACGGAGCCGCCCCGGGCCCAGGTCGGCGAGACCGCCGACGTGAGCGAACATGGCCTCTGCCTGAAGCTTCCGGTATGCCTGGATCGGGGGAGCCTCCTGGAGGTCGCCGTCCGGACGCCGGAGGACACGATCCGCCTTTCCGGGAAGGTCGTCTGGAGCCGGCAGGAGGCGTCGGCGCCCTTCGCGCACGGCATGGTGGTGGCCCCGGAAACCCCGAAGGATCGCCTGGCCTGGGAACTTCTCCTCTTCGAGCAGACCCGGGGAGCGCAGGAGCGCCCCGCGCGCCTGGGCGTGGCCTTCCCTCTCTCCTGCCAGACGGTGGCCGGGGCCCTCGAGGCCACGGCCCGCAACGTGAGCCCGGGGGGCGTCTGCCTCCTGCTCCCCCGGGTGCTGGCCGAGGGGGAGGAGCTGGTCCTCCTCGTTCCGCAGCCATCGGGCTTGCTCGAGGTCAACGGCCGGGTTGCCTGGGCGGAAGAGGAGCCCGACGAAGCCGGTCTCACCGCGCACGGCATCGCCTTCGTGAACCCCACGACCGCCCAGACCGCCATGGATGCACTCCTGGAAGCCCATCGCCGCGCGGCCCCGGCCACGTAA
- the phnE gene encoding phosphonate ABC transporter, permease protein PhnE codes for MAWEAPTARAVPAPPRAALSTWLGWGALGVALVWSYRGTAADVGAVLGPEGLAQMAAYARRLFPPDLSPALLREVAIGSAETFAISFLGTLLAVLIALGLVFFASANLAFAGLLFEMEGPAIRAARLLLYGAARGLLNLLRTVPEIVWAILFVFMVGLGPFPGVLALGVHTAGVLGKLFAEVLENVDPRPIEALQGTGARRLQVLAYGILPQVLPHFLSYTLYRWEVNIRVAAIMGFVGAGGLGQRIHIAISLFLDHELLTLVLAIYALVTTVDALSAFLRRRLL; via the coding sequence GTGGCCTGGGAGGCCCCCACCGCGCGTGCGGTCCCCGCCCCGCCCCGGGCGGCCCTTAGTACCTGGCTGGGCTGGGGGGCGCTGGGGGTGGCGCTCGTCTGGAGTTACCGCGGGACGGCCGCCGACGTCGGGGCGGTCCTCGGGCCGGAGGGCCTCGCTCAGATGGCCGCCTACGCCCGGCGGCTCTTCCCTCCCGACCTCTCGCCGGCGCTGCTCAGGGAGGTGGCTATCGGCTCCGCCGAGACCTTCGCCATCTCCTTCCTCGGAACCCTCCTCGCGGTCCTGATCGCCCTTGGCCTGGTCTTCTTCGCCTCGGCCAACCTGGCCTTCGCGGGCCTGCTCTTCGAGATGGAAGGCCCGGCCATCCGGGCCGCGCGCCTACTCCTCTACGGCGCCGCCAGGGGGCTCCTGAATCTCCTGCGGACGGTCCCGGAGATCGTCTGGGCCATTCTCTTCGTGTTCATGGTCGGTCTGGGCCCCTTCCCGGGCGTGCTCGCCCTCGGGGTGCACACGGCGGGCGTTCTGGGGAAACTCTTCGCCGAGGTTCTGGAGAACGTGGATCCCCGGCCGATCGAGGCGCTCCAGGGGACCGGCGCCCGGCGACTCCAGGTCCTTGCCTACGGGATCCTCCCGCAGGTCCTCCCGCACTTCCTGTCCTATACACTTTACCGGTGGGAGGTCAACATTCGCGTGGCGGCCATCATGGGTTTCGTGGGGGCGGGGGGGCTGGGCCAGCGGATTCACATCGCGATCAGCCTCTTCCTGGACCACGAGCTCCTGACACTCGTCCTCGCCATCTACGCGCTCGTCACGACTGTGGACGCCCTCAGCGCCTTCCTTCGCCGCCGGCTTCTCTAA
- a CDS encoding PilZ domain-containing protein, translating to MEGSPAEKVPVQRRGHARFPVYLPARCHLKAPDGRPLELLGKTRDLSEKGALLLLPQPLLPSLSLTVELDTIAGPAARPGQVKWIGKSEPTPLGGLLVPHGIAFERALERAFVEAVLVQGRPPDPRVPIEVRVDYDTVLSGRSVNLSQSGIFVRTAEPLTVNRLLALRFRLPGLGEEFQVRGKVVWSNPRPGRSYPQGMGIQFLDLPPALTEEFAGFVAEMRRELGLDRVSDLFGRPVEEENGHEPASL from the coding sequence ATGGAGGGATCCCCGGCGGAAAAGGTCCCAGTCCAACGCCGGGGCCACGCCCGGTTCCCGGTCTACCTCCCCGCCCGTTGCCACCTGAAGGCCCCCGACGGCCGCCCCCTCGAACTGCTGGGGAAGACCCGCGACCTCAGCGAGAAGGGGGCGCTTCTCCTGCTGCCCCAGCCGCTTCTTCCCTCCCTTTCCCTTACCGTGGAGTTGGATACCATCGCCGGTCCCGCCGCGCGGCCGGGGCAGGTGAAATGGATCGGCAAATCGGAGCCGACGCCCCTGGGCGGCCTCCTGGTCCCCCACGGAATCGCTTTCGAGCGGGCGCTCGAGCGGGCCTTCGTGGAGGCCGTGCTCGTCCAGGGACGGCCCCCGGACCCCCGGGTCCCGATCGAAGTCCGGGTGGACTACGACACGGTTCTGAGCGGGCGCTCCGTGAACCTGAGCCAGAGCGGGATCTTCGTCCGCACGGCGGAGCCGCTCACCGTCAACAGGCTCCTGGCTCTCCGGTTCCGCCTCCCCGGCCTCGGCGAGGAGTTCCAGGTCCGCGGCAAGGTCGTCTGGAGCAACCCCCGGCCGGGGCGGAGCTATCCCCAGGGGATGGGCATCCAGTTCCTCGACCTGCCGCCGGCGTTGACCGAGGAATTCGCGGGTTTTGTCGCCGAGATGCGGCGGGAGCTCGGGCTGGATCGGGTCTCAGACCTCTTCGGCCGGCCCGTTGAAGAAGAGAACGGGCACGAGCCCGCGAGCCTTTAG
- the phnE gene encoding phosphonate ABC transporter, permease protein PhnE: MPPSIPPPPAVPFPGYRPSRFTRAFLLLFGLTTAASWWAARVDLTALFSRDALRNALVFLADGFPPALSPEFLLFLVRPALETVQISLLGTAVALLLGLPLGVLATASMAHAGPLHELDLFGRPGRRLLRFLPYGASRALLSLFRSVPELVWALVFVRATGLGPFPGVLAIGVAYGGVLGKVYSEIFEAVDPRPLEALQSTGASRWRVFWYGMVPQAFPHLVSYTLYRWECAIRASAILGFVGAGGIGQQIEISMRMFNFGEVITLIGILVVMVAATDALSLRLRRRML, from the coding sequence ATGCCCCCGTCGATCCCGCCTCCACCTGCCGTCCCCTTCCCCGGGTATAGGCCCTCCCGCTTCACCCGGGCCTTCCTTCTCCTCTTCGGCCTGACGACGGCCGCTTCATGGTGGGCGGCGCGGGTGGATCTCACCGCCCTCTTCTCCCGCGATGCCCTGCGGAACGCCCTGGTCTTCCTCGCGGACGGGTTCCCGCCGGCCCTCTCCCCGGAGTTCCTCCTCTTCCTCGTCCGGCCGGCGCTGGAGACGGTCCAGATCTCGCTGCTTGGGACGGCAGTTGCCCTCCTGCTCGGCCTCCCGCTCGGAGTCCTGGCGACCGCCTCGATGGCCCACGCCGGCCCGCTCCACGAGCTGGACCTCTTCGGCCGGCCGGGCCGGCGCCTCCTCCGCTTCCTGCCGTACGGCGCCTCCCGCGCCCTCCTGAGCCTCTTCCGGTCGGTCCCGGAGCTGGTCTGGGCGCTCGTCTTCGTGCGGGCCACAGGGCTCGGCCCCTTCCCCGGCGTCCTGGCCATCGGCGTCGCCTACGGCGGGGTCCTGGGCAAGGTGTACTCGGAGATCTTCGAGGCGGTGGACCCCCGGCCGCTCGAGGCCCTGCAGAGCACGGGGGCATCCCGCTGGCGCGTCTTCTGGTACGGGATGGTCCCCCAGGCCTTCCCGCACCTCGTCTCCTACACCCTCTACCGGTGGGAGTGCGCGATCCGGGCCTCGGCCATCCTGGGATTCGTGGGGGCGGGGGGGATCGGGCAGCAGATCGAGATCTCGATGCGCATGTTCAACTTCGGGGAGGTGATCACCCTGATTGGAATTCTCGTGGTGATGGTGGCGGCGACGGACGCCCTGAGCCTGCGTCTGCGGCGGAGGATGCTGTAG
- a CDS encoding putative selenate ABC transporter substrate-binding protein: MRRRTLLLAILLLGLALPAAAATVTELKVSAIPDENPQELLRIYQPFAEYLSRELGIPVRFVPVVDYAATVEGLAAKKLDMVWYGGFTSVQAVRRTGNATRIVMRKEDAEFKSVFVARPESDIRRLADLKGKSFAFGSVSSTSGHLMPRYFLLKNGLNPERDFATFAFSGAHDATALWVQQGKVDAGAVNFLVWEKLVGTGKVDTRKIKVFWTTPPYVDYVWTVRGDLDPGLRERIASAFLKLNYDNPEHRRLLDLHRTKGYVPARDEDWKGIEEAAVAAGLLK, from the coding sequence ATGCGGCGTCGAACGTTGCTGCTCGCGATCCTCCTGCTCGGTCTGGCGCTCCCCGCGGCAGCCGCCACGGTCACGGAGCTGAAGGTCTCGGCGATCCCGGACGAGAACCCGCAGGAGCTCCTCCGGATCTATCAACCCTTCGCGGAGTATCTCTCGCGGGAGCTGGGGATCCCCGTCCGGTTCGTCCCGGTCGTGGACTATGCCGCGACGGTCGAGGGGCTTGCCGCGAAGAAGCTGGACATGGTCTGGTACGGCGGCTTCACCTCGGTCCAGGCGGTCCGGCGGACCGGCAATGCCACCCGAATCGTGATGCGCAAGGAAGACGCGGAGTTCAAGAGCGTCTTCGTCGCCCGCCCCGAGAGCGATATCCGGCGGCTGGCGGACCTGAAGGGGAAGTCCTTCGCCTTCGGGAGTGTCTCCTCGACCTCCGGACATCTCATGCCCCGGTACTTCCTCCTCAAAAACGGCCTGAACCCCGAGCGGGACTTTGCCACCTTCGCGTTCAGCGGCGCGCACGATGCCACCGCGCTCTGGGTGCAACAAGGGAAGGTGGATGCCGGGGCCGTGAACTTCCTGGTCTGGGAGAAGCTGGTCGGCACGGGCAAGGTGGACACGAGGAAGATCAAGGTCTTCTGGACCACGCCCCCCTACGTGGACTACGTCTGGACGGTCCGCGGGGACCTGGACCCGGGCCTCCGGGAGCGGATCGCCAGCGCCTTCCTCAAGCTCAATTACGACAACCCGGAGCACCGGCGGCTCCTGGACCTGCACCGGACCAAGGGGTACGTCCCGGCCCGGGACGAGGACTGGAAGGGGATCGAGGAGGCGGCGGTGGCGGCCGGCCTCCTGAAGTAG